One window of Psychrobacillus sp. FSL H8-0483 genomic DNA carries:
- the mntR gene encoding transcriptional regulator MntR, whose translation MPTPSMEDHIEQIYMLIEQKGYARVSDIAEALSVLPSSVTKMVQKLDKDGFLIYEKYRGLTLTTKGMKLGKRLVKRHDLLEDFLRIIGVEEGNIYADVEGIEHHLSWNSIDRIADLVLFLEENPSLQSKLLELRQDINE comes from the coding sequence ATGCCAACACCAAGCATGGAAGACCATATTGAACAAATTTATATGTTAATCGAGCAGAAAGGTTATGCTCGAGTGTCTGACATTGCAGAAGCATTATCTGTGTTACCATCTTCCGTAACAAAAATGGTACAGAAATTAGACAAAGATGGTTTCTTAATATATGAAAAGTACCGAGGCTTAACCCTGACAACTAAAGGTATGAAACTTGGCAAGAGACTAGTTAAAAGACATGACTTATTAGAAGACTTCTTACGAATAATAGGGGTAGAAGAAGGGAATATCTATGCGGATGTAGAAGGAATTGAGCATCATTTAAGCTGGAATTCTATTGACCGTATCGCAGATTTAGTATTATTTTTAGAAGAAAACCCCTCACTTCAGTCCAAATTATTAGAATTACGCCAAGATATAAACGAATAG
- a CDS encoding late competence development ComFB family protein, whose translation MLTNVMEEIVDSIVRVLMRGPEYQTFCKCNQCEMDIIALSLNTIPSHYVTTDKGRSAVFERMNTTENLEWINKRIIHSIHVVGKYPHRN comes from the coding sequence TTGCTAACAAATGTAATGGAAGAAATTGTCGATAGTATAGTAAGAGTACTTATGAGAGGCCCAGAATATCAAACCTTTTGTAAATGTAACCAGTGTGAAATGGACATTATTGCGTTAAGTTTAAATACAATACCATCACACTATGTAACAACGGATAAAGGAAGAAGTGCAGTTTTCGAGCGAATGAATACGACAGAAAACTTAGAATGGATTAATAAAAGAATTATTCACTCTATCCATGTCGTAGGGAAATATCCTCACAGAAATTAA
- a CDS encoding lmo0937 family membrane protein, whose protein sequence is MGRILWGIIVVLIVLWLLGIVLKIGGGLIHALLVIAGIIFVIQLVTGRRSL, encoded by the coding sequence ATGGGTAGGATTTTATGGGGAATTATTGTCGTATTAATAGTACTTTGGTTACTAGGAATCGTATTGAAAATTGGCGGAGGACTTATTCACGCATTACTAGTTATTGCCGGTATTATTTTTGTAATTCAACTTGTAACAGGAAGAAGATCACTTTAG
- a CDS encoding GNAT family N-acetyltransferase, with the protein MKLTEWTMEEQEQLIHFMTTNTWPYHGNSHPARELIEKTIEEGGYQSDEVKTFWVENEESEQVGIVKIYDLQDEIPLFDLRIADEARGRGYGPSALKLLAEYVFQLPEAKIRLEGHTRQDNFAMRKTFERAGFVKEAQLRQAWFSPKESSYYDAVTYGMTREDFIKGTATPVKWDDVFHPIEISNKERPFSEEFYTDRLIIRAPKIDDAEIVWKAVIASHDALKEWMPWAQSKQTLEQTTTNLRQAVADFITRKDLRLHLFLKETGEFIGASGLHRIDWDVRKFEIGYWIDSRFEGKGLMTEAVERITKFAFEELYANRVEIRCDSENVRSRSVAERLDYTLEGTLRHDSLSADGKKLRDTCIYAKIKGAAL; encoded by the coding sequence GTGAAACTTACAGAATGGACAATGGAAGAACAGGAACAACTAATTCATTTCATGACGACGAATACATGGCCATATCACGGGAACTCTCATCCCGCTAGAGAATTAATTGAAAAGACAATTGAAGAAGGCGGTTATCAATCTGATGAAGTAAAGACATTTTGGGTTGAAAATGAAGAGAGTGAACAAGTAGGTATAGTGAAAATTTATGATCTACAAGATGAGATTCCTTTATTCGATTTACGAATTGCAGATGAAGCCCGCGGGAGAGGCTATGGACCAAGTGCATTAAAACTGTTGGCGGAATATGTATTCCAATTGCCAGAAGCAAAGATACGCTTAGAAGGCCATACAAGACAAGACAACTTTGCAATGCGTAAGACATTTGAACGTGCAGGTTTTGTCAAAGAAGCACAGCTTCGTCAAGCGTGGTTTTCTCCTAAAGAGAGCTCCTACTATGACGCTGTTACGTATGGTATGACGCGTGAGGATTTTATAAAAGGAACTGCAACACCCGTAAAATGGGATGATGTTTTTCATCCAATAGAGATTTCGAACAAAGAGCGTCCTTTTTCGGAGGAGTTCTATACGGATAGACTAATTATTCGGGCACCAAAAATAGATGATGCAGAAATAGTATGGAAAGCGGTGATTGCTTCCCATGATGCCTTAAAGGAATGGATGCCATGGGCGCAATCAAAGCAAACATTAGAGCAGACAACGACTAATCTGCGACAAGCAGTTGCTGACTTTATTACACGAAAAGACCTAAGGCTTCATTTGTTTTTGAAAGAAACAGGAGAGTTTATAGGTGCTTCTGGACTTCACCGAATTGATTGGGATGTTCGTAAATTTGAGATTGGATACTGGATTGATAGCAGGTTTGAAGGAAAAGGTCTAATGACAGAAGCAGTCGAACGAATCACTAAGTTTGCTTTTGAGGAATTATATGCAAATCGAGTAGAAATTCGTTGCGATAGTGAAAATGTAAGAAGTCGATCAGTTGCGGAAAGACTGGACTATACTTTAGAAGGAACCCTCCGCCACGATTCTTTATCCGCGGACGGGAAAAAATTACGTGATACATGTATTTACGCCAAAATAAAAGGTGCTGCCTTATAG